Proteins encoded by one window of Spirochaetota bacterium:
- a CDS encoding Gfo/Idh/MocA family oxidoreductase, whose product MKRPGIALIGCGRIGFMLESDPLRYKPCTHFGGASSAGLRITHACDIDPGRLEGFVRLSGIPNENAFTSHRELLDSVRPELVIISTWIESHTDIGTRAAANGARVIVCEKPIAPNLRDASRLIASCEAHGTSLIINHERRYDMRYRKIKEMLDDGAIGEIRTVHASILTAGFLGRSRIEQGGGPLLHDGTHMMDLIRYFFGDIATVVGDFNRSGNRKSGFEDRATAWIRTRGGVDVFLEAGGAREYFVFELAISGTRGKIIAGNGYQSFFTTRASHHYTGFRDLVEKPFPRFRRLNYFTREYSEAKRLLAGEDIPVSSGGLDGYRAIEAIHAVYLSARQGRKIVELPIKPGTIRLKEIFNL is encoded by the coding sequence ATGAAACGACCGGGCATCGCGCTTATCGGCTGCGGAAGGATCGGCTTCATGCTCGAATCCGACCCGCTTCGCTACAAGCCATGCACGCATTTCGGCGGCGCATCTTCGGCCGGCCTGCGCATCACGCACGCGTGCGATATCGATCCCGGCAGGCTCGAAGGCTTTGTCCGCCTATCGGGAATCCCGAATGAAAACGCCTTTACCTCCCACCGCGAACTATTAGATTCGGTCCGCCCCGAACTCGTGATCATAAGCACCTGGATCGAATCGCACACCGATATCGGTACGCGCGCCGCCGCGAACGGTGCCCGTGTGATCGTATGCGAAAAACCCATCGCCCCGAACCTCCGCGATGCCTCCAGATTAATCGCCTCCTGCGAAGCGCACGGCACGAGCCTTATCATCAACCACGAGCGCCGTTACGACATGCGCTATCGGAAGATCAAGGAAATGCTCGACGACGGCGCCATAGGCGAAATCAGGACAGTGCATGCCTCCATACTGACCGCCGGTTTCCTGGGCAGGTCCAGGATCGAGCAGGGAGGCGGGCCGCTCCTTCACGACGGCACCCACATGATGGACCTTATAAGATACTTCTTCGGCGATATCGCCACTGTCGTCGGGGATTTCAACCGCTCGGGAAATCGAAAAAGCGGTTTCGAGGACCGGGCCACGGCATGGATACGGACGCGCGGCGGCGTGGACGTGTTTCTCGAAGCGGGCGGGGCCAGGGAGTACTTCGTCTTCGAGCTCGCCATATCGGGCACCAGGGGAAAAATCATCGCGGGTAACGGCTACCAGTCGTTTTTCACTACCCGTGCGTCGCATCACTACACGGGCTTTCGCGACCTTGTTGAAAAACCCTTCCCCCGCTTCAGACGTCTCAACTACTTCACACGGGAATACTCCGAGGCGAAACGGCTTCTTGCCGGGGAGGACATCCCCGTAAGCTCGGGCGGTCTCGACGGTTACCGTGCGATCGAGGCGATTCACGCCGTCTATCTTTCGGCCCGGCAGGGAAGAAAAATTGTTGAATTGCCCATTAAACCGGGTACAATCCGTCTAAAAGAGATATTCAATCTTTGA
- a CDS encoding STAS domain-containing protein — translation MEIKPKKISDNAILLAIKGRFNIEQVGAFESALEKCAGSKWIILDLSAMKYIDSSGIGSLIKAVNIAKNEKREILLYSIDPAIMNVFRLAYLDKFFSIRSREELAKLFPASHL, via the coding sequence ATGGAAATTAAACCGAAAAAAATCAGCGATAACGCCATATTGCTCGCGATAAAAGGAAGGTTCAATATCGAGCAGGTTGGCGCTTTCGAGAGCGCGCTGGAGAAATGCGCAGGGAGCAAGTGGATAATCCTGGACCTCTCCGCGATGAAATACATCGATTCGTCCGGGATCGGTTCCCTTATAAAGGCGGTCAATATCGCGAAAAACGAGAAGCGGGAGATACTCCTGTACAGCATCGACCCGGCCATCATGAACGTCTTCAGGCTGGCGTATCTCGACAAGTTCTTCAGCATCCGCTCGCGCGAAGAGCTCGCGAAGCTTTTCCCCGCAAGCCACCTTTAA
- a CDS encoding riboflavin synthase → MFTGLIEEIGVVKSLESAQTGATLSVSAARALEGTAVGDSISIDGACQTVTRLAGGTFSVFCSSVTLQTTTLGSFGPARRVNLERAVTPNGRLGGHIVQGHVDGRGTVRAVRRDPDGTGIDIAVPEALSRYIVAKGSVAVDGISLTVVSLLPTGFSIYIVPETAAKTTLYERKAGDAVNIEVDILAKYVERMLSLRSSDKPTARDDDLKRKLLEGGYL, encoded by the coding sequence GTGTTTACCGGATTGATCGAAGAAATAGGCGTTGTAAAAAGCCTCGAGAGCGCCCAAACGGGCGCAACGCTGTCGGTGTCCGCGGCGCGGGCGCTTGAGGGCACGGCCGTCGGTGATTCAATCTCGATCGACGGCGCCTGCCAGACGGTGACCCGCCTGGCAGGAGGGACGTTTTCGGTTTTCTGTTCCAGCGTGACACTTCAGACGACCACGCTCGGCTCGTTCGGCCCCGCCAGGAGAGTGAACCTGGAACGGGCGGTGACACCCAACGGGCGCCTGGGGGGTCATATCGTCCAGGGGCATGTCGACGGCAGGGGAACGGTAAGGGCGGTGCGGCGAGACCCGGACGGTACCGGCATCGACATCGCGGTCCCGGAAGCGCTTTCCCGCTACATCGTGGCGAAGGGGTCGGTAGCGGTAGACGGGATTTCCCTTACCGTCGTCTCGCTCCTTCCGACCGGGTTCAGCATTTACATCGTCCCGGAAACCGCGGCAAAAACCACTCTGTACGAGCGAAAAGCGGGGGACGCCGTAAACATCGAGGTCGATATACTCGCCAAATACGTCGAGCGCATGCTAAGTCTTCGCTCGTCAGACAAGCCGACCGCACGGGATGATGATTTGAAACGCAAACTGCTGGAGGGGGGGTATCTGTAA